In a single window of the Pyrococcus sp. NA2 genome:
- a CDS encoding ferredoxin: MAWKVSVDQDTCIGDAICASLCPDVFEMNDEGKAQPKIEIIEDENLYNCAKEAMESCPVSAITIEEA; the protein is encoded by the coding sequence ATGGCGTGGAAGGTTTCTGTTGACCAGGACACCTGTATCGGAGATGCAATTTGTGCAAGCCTCTGTCCAGACGTTTTCGAAATGAATGATGAAGGAAAGGCCCAGCCAAAGATTGAGATCATTGAGGATGAGAACCTCTACAACTGTGCAAAGGAAGCTATGGAGTCCTGTCCAGTCAGTGCCATTACAATTGAAGAGGCCTGA
- a CDS encoding Ribonuclease P protein component 3, translating into MKFIEMDVRGEKAYRLASEWFDEVIFSIEIKDGIDKDKIREIEKEYKNIAIVLVSPKPSLIKEALQKLRGKYLIYVESSDLRVIRYGIERGVDAIISPWVGRKDPGIDHVLARMMARKGVALGFSLRPLLHSTNYDRANMIKFMMKAWQLVEKYGVRRFLTTSAKEKWEVRWPRDLASLGVILGMDISQAKASLSFYPELILKRLKY; encoded by the coding sequence GTGAAATTCATTGAAATGGATGTCAGAGGTGAGAAAGCCTACAGATTAGCGAGTGAATGGTTTGATGAAGTTATATTCTCAATTGAGATCAAAGACGGTATTGATAAGGACAAAATTAGGGAAATTGAGAAGGAATACAAGAACATTGCAATAGTCCTCGTCAGTCCAAAGCCTTCCCTTATAAAGGAGGCACTTCAAAAGCTTAGAGGTAAATATCTAATTTATGTCGAGAGCAGTGATCTTAGGGTTATAAGGTATGGAATAGAAAGAGGTGTTGATGCGATAATCTCTCCCTGGGTCGGAAGAAAGGATCCAGGAATCGATCATGTCCTAGCTAGAATGATGGCAAGGAAAGGTGTGGCACTTGGGTTTTCTCTAAGACCCTTGCTCCACTCAACAAATTATGATAGGGCTAACATGATAAAGTTCATGATGAAGGCTTGGCAATTAGTGGAAAAATATGGGGTCAGGAGGTTTCTAACTACATCAGCCAAGGAGAAATGGGAAGTTAGATGGCCAAGAGATCTAGCTAGTTTAGGTGTAATTTTAGGAATGGACATTTCCCAGGCAAAGGCTTCTCTCTCTTTCTATCCCGAACTTATTCTGAAAAGGCTTAAATATTAG
- a CDS encoding nicotinate phosphoribosyltransferase, with the protein MAKFYIASEEDIKAGKTTDVYFIRTKKILEEKGIRKKVLADVTTTSLPKNWKWGVLVGVEEVAKLLEGLPVNVYAMPEGTIFHPYEPVLQIEGDYAEFGIYETALLGMLSQASGIATAALRIKIAAKFKPVYSFGIRHMHPAIAPMIDRAAFIGGCDGVSGVLGAEMIGEKAVGTMPHALIITIGDQVKAWKYFDEVIDKEVPRIALVDTFYDEKVEAVMAAETLGKKLFAVRLDTPSSRRGNFRKIIEEVKWELSVRGYEWVKIFVSGGLDEEKIKEIVDVADAFGVGGAIASAKPIDFALDIVEVEGKPIAKRGKLSGRKQVYRCENGHYHIVPADKKLERCPVCNSKVEPLLKPIIENGEIVAEFPKAREIREYVLEQARKFNLSIE; encoded by the coding sequence ATGGCAAAGTTCTACATTGCAAGTGAAGAGGATATAAAGGCTGGTAAAACAACTGACGTGTACTTCATAAGAACGAAGAAGATACTTGAAGAGAAGGGAATAAGAAAGAAAGTTCTTGCCGATGTAACAACAACGAGTTTACCTAAAAATTGGAAATGGGGAGTCCTCGTTGGAGTTGAAGAAGTTGCAAAGCTTCTTGAAGGATTACCAGTTAACGTCTATGCAATGCCAGAAGGAACAATATTCCATCCATATGAACCCGTACTCCAGATAGAAGGAGATTATGCCGAGTTCGGTATATATGAGACAGCTCTGCTTGGCATGTTAAGTCAAGCTAGTGGAATAGCCACCGCTGCACTTAGGATTAAGATAGCTGCAAAGTTCAAACCTGTTTATTCCTTTGGAATAAGGCATATGCACCCAGCAATTGCTCCAATGATAGATAGAGCGGCTTTCATAGGAGGGTGTGATGGTGTTTCTGGAGTTCTTGGGGCTGAAATGATTGGAGAGAAAGCCGTTGGAACAATGCCTCATGCATTAATAATTACAATTGGAGATCAAGTGAAGGCCTGGAAGTATTTTGACGAGGTTATAGATAAAGAAGTTCCCAGGATAGCATTAGTAGATACATTCTATGATGAGAAAGTTGAAGCCGTGATGGCCGCTGAAACCCTTGGGAAAAAGTTATTCGCCGTTAGACTTGACACACCAAGCTCAAGAAGGGGGAACTTCAGGAAGATAATTGAAGAGGTAAAATGGGAGTTAAGTGTTAGAGGTTATGAGTGGGTTAAGATTTTCGTATCAGGAGGATTGGATGAAGAGAAAATAAAGGAGATAGTTGACGTTGCTGATGCATTTGGTGTCGGTGGTGCCATAGCCAGCGCAAAGCCCATTGACTTTGCCCTAGACATAGTGGAGGTAGAAGGCAAACCAATTGCAAAGAGAGGAAAACTCAGCGGCAGAAAGCAAGTTTATAGGTGTGAAAATGGCCATTACCACATTGTTCCAGCTGATAAAAAACTTGAGAGATGCCCAGTGTGCAACAGCAAGGTTGAACCCTTATTAAAGCCCATAATAGAAAATGGCGAAATCGTGGCTGAATTCCCGAAGGCCAGAGAGATAAGGGAATATGTACTCGAACAAGCTAGAAAATTCAATTTAAGTATAGAATAA
- a CDS encoding tRNA uridine(34) 5-carboxymethylaminomethyl modification radical SAM/GNAT enzyme Elp3, with protein sequence MEEAVREIVNALLSGKIRNREELNKIKIEVARKYHLPRLPKNSDIWRALPKDVREKFRDLLKKKPTRTISGVAVVAMMTKPFPCPHGRCIYCPGGPSVGSPQSYTGKEPSALRASQYGYHPYIIMMARLKQLYDIGHPIDKVEVIIQGGTFPAVDLDYQEWFIKCAFKAMNDFHYFKDIDNLEEKLVRLILKGDRSVLDEDPEFRKAWERTHRKPYYYLEDEQRKNEKAKVRMVGLTIETRPDWAFEKQIDRMLSFGTTRVELGVQTIFNFIHERTKRGHGVEEIVKATQLLKDAGLKINYHIMPGLPGSNFERDLYTFKTIFEDPRFRPDMLKIYPTLVTRDAPLYAWYKAGLYRPYTTEEAVKLIVEAYKFFPKWVRVMRIQRDIPAHLIVAGVKHSNLGQLVFNELVRRGIRPREIRFREVGHQMQKFGKVPEVEHIKLLREDYEASEGLEIFLSFEDVKNDILIGFLRLRIPSEKAHRKEINCCPSAIVRELHVYGPLVPIGEKPKYEWQHRGYGRELLAEAERIAREEFDAKKILVISGVGVREYYRKFGYRKDGPYVSKRLDRSYADYGKSDKFDAHLNT encoded by the coding sequence ATGGAAGAGGCTGTTCGTGAGATTGTGAATGCCTTACTCTCGGGAAAGATAAGGAATAGGGAAGAATTAAATAAGATAAAAATTGAAGTTGCCAGGAAGTACCATTTACCTAGGTTACCAAAGAATTCCGATATCTGGAGGGCTCTACCTAAGGACGTGAGGGAGAAGTTTAGAGACCTCCTGAAGAAGAAACCAACTAGGACTATCAGCGGCGTAGCTGTAGTTGCAATGATGACAAAGCCGTTTCCCTGTCCTCATGGGCGTTGCATTTACTGTCCTGGTGGGCCAAGTGTTGGTTCACCCCAGAGCTACACTGGGAAGGAGCCATCGGCTTTGAGGGCTTCCCAGTACGGCTATCATCCTTACATAATCATGATGGCCAGACTTAAGCAGCTCTATGATATAGGACATCCAATAGATAAGGTTGAAGTAATAATCCAAGGAGGAACGTTTCCAGCTGTTGACTTAGATTATCAGGAGTGGTTCATAAAGTGTGCATTTAAAGCTATGAACGACTTTCACTACTTCAAGGACATAGACAACCTCGAGGAAAAGCTCGTGCGCCTAATCCTTAAGGGTGATAGATCTGTTCTTGACGAAGATCCTGAGTTTAGAAAGGCCTGGGAGAGAACTCATAGGAAACCCTACTATTATCTGGAGGACGAGCAGAGGAAAAACGAGAAGGCAAAGGTTAGAATGGTTGGATTAACGATTGAAACGAGACCTGATTGGGCCTTTGAGAAACAGATCGATAGAATGCTCTCATTCGGAACTACAAGGGTTGAGCTCGGCGTTCAAACTATATTCAACTTCATTCATGAGAGAACCAAGAGGGGACATGGTGTTGAGGAGATCGTGAAGGCAACTCAACTCCTAAAGGACGCCGGGCTTAAGATTAACTATCACATAATGCCAGGTCTCCCTGGGAGCAACTTTGAGAGAGATCTTTACACCTTCAAGACGATATTTGAGGATCCGAGGTTTAGACCTGACATGCTTAAGATATATCCAACTCTAGTAACGAGGGATGCCCCTCTCTATGCTTGGTATAAAGCGGGTCTATATAGGCCTTATACCACTGAAGAAGCTGTTAAATTAATTGTTGAAGCATACAAATTCTTCCCGAAGTGGGTAAGGGTGATGAGGATTCAAAGGGATATTCCAGCTCATCTTATAGTTGCTGGGGTTAAGCACTCAAATCTAGGGCAATTAGTGTTCAATGAACTTGTAAGGAGGGGAATAAGGCCAAGGGAAATAAGGTTTAGGGAAGTAGGGCATCAGATGCAGAAATTTGGCAAGGTTCCTGAGGTTGAGCACATAAAGTTGCTCAGGGAGGATTATGAGGCATCTGAAGGACTGGAGATATTCCTCAGCTTCGAGGACGTTAAGAATGATATTCTAATAGGCTTTTTAAGGCTTAGAATACCGAGTGAAAAGGCCCACAGAAAGGAGATAAATTGTTGTCCCTCTGCAATAGTCAGGGAACTCCATGTTTATGGTCCTCTGGTTCCCATTGGAGAGAAGCCAAAATACGAATGGCAACATCGCGGTTATGGAAGAGAGCTCTTAGCTGAGGCTGAGAGAATTGCTAGAGAGGAGTTTGATGCGAAGAAGATACTAGTCATTAGTGGTGTTGGGGTGAGAGAATACTATAGGAAATTTGGATATAGGAAAGATGGTCCTTATGTGAGCAAAAGGTTGGACAGGAGCTATGCAGATTATGGGAAGAGTGACAAGTTTGATGCTCATCTAAATA
- a CDS encoding glycosyltransferase, which produces MRVVVGIPSYNNADTIGHVVRMAAEGLKRYFGGGIIVNSDGGSTDGTRDVVLSTKVPEGVEVYSFVYKWPIPGKGSAMKEIMEFAKEKDAEAVVFVDSDLRSITPEWIYKFAKPIEEGYDFVAPLYLRHKWDGTITNNIAYPMTASLYGLDVRQPIGGDFGISARMIDIYLEDEEIWKTDVARFGVDIFLTTTAIARKKKIVQVSLGMKIHNPKDPAASLGPMFNQVVGTLFMLMKKYEDIWRDVREIRPAETWGEEVKGEPEEVKVSLDLLKQRSRELFEKNRDILKKALTSEVFEEVERALKSFEFPDDLWARVLFDGAVAYKNGVIKNAESLIPLYFAKTADFVIKTWDMPTIEAEKLVRKRARVFIEEKGYLIERWFG; this is translated from the coding sequence ATGAGGGTCGTTGTGGGAATCCCAAGCTACAATAACGCTGACACAATTGGTCATGTAGTGAGGATGGCTGCCGAGGGCCTAAAGAGATACTTTGGTGGGGGAATAATAGTGAATTCTGACGGTGGAAGTACGGATGGAACTAGGGATGTCGTTCTTTCAACTAAGGTTCCTGAAGGCGTTGAGGTGTATAGCTTCGTCTATAAATGGCCAATTCCTGGAAAAGGGAGTGCAATGAAGGAGATAATGGAGTTTGCCAAGGAAAAAGACGCTGAGGCAGTTGTCTTCGTTGATAGTGACCTTAGGAGCATTACACCTGAATGGATATACAAATTTGCGAAGCCCATAGAGGAAGGTTATGACTTCGTTGCTCCCCTCTATTTGAGGCATAAGTGGGATGGAACGATAACGAATAATATAGCTTATCCAATGACAGCTTCTCTCTACGGCCTTGACGTTAGGCAACCAATAGGGGGCGACTTTGGAATTAGTGCCAGAATGATTGACATATACCTTGAAGATGAAGAGATTTGGAAGACCGATGTTGCAAGATTTGGCGTTGACATCTTTTTAACAACCACAGCGATAGCTAGGAAAAAGAAGATTGTTCAGGTAAGTCTAGGCATGAAGATACACAATCCAAAGGATCCAGCTGCTTCTTTGGGACCAATGTTCAATCAGGTTGTTGGAACACTTTTCATGCTAATGAAAAAGTATGAGGATATCTGGAGGGATGTTAGGGAAATAAGACCAGCTGAAACTTGGGGAGAAGAGGTTAAAGGAGAACCTGAGGAGGTAAAGGTGAGCCTTGACTTACTAAAACAGAGATCCAGGGAGCTATTTGAGAAGAATAGGGACATTCTTAAGAAAGCTTTAACTAGTGAGGTGTTCGAAGAAGTTGAAAGAGCTCTTAAAAGCTTTGAGTTCCCAGATGATCTTTGGGCTAGGGTTCTATTCGATGGGGCGGTTGCGTATAAAAATGGAGTAATAAAGAACGCAGAGTCTCTAATTCCATTATACTTCGCAAAAACTGCCGATTTTGTTATTAAAACTTGGGACATGCCAACAATTGAGGCTGAGAAGCTAGTGAGAAAGAGGGCTAGGGTATTCATTGAGGAGAAAGGATACCTGATTGAGAGATGGTTTGGTTGA
- the gltA gene encoding NADPH-dependent glutamate synthase, producing MPRLIRERVPTPERSVEERVRDFGEVNLGYTWELALKEAERCLQCPKEYAPCIKGCPVNIDIPGFIAKLREYKDNPRKAVTEALRIIWACNSLPAITGRVCPQEEQCEGVCVVGKVGDPINIGKLERFVADYAREHGIEDELLREEIKGIKKNGKRVAVVGAGPAGLTCAAELAKMGYEVTIFEALHEPGGVLAYGIPEFRLPKEILKKELKKLKLLGVEIKTDHVVGRTITIPELLKEFDAVFIGTGAGTPKLLNIPGINLNGIYSANEFLTRVNLMKAYKFPEYDTPIIVGKKVIVIGAGNTAMDAARSALRLGAEVTIAYRRGREDMTARIEEVKHAEEEGVKFLFFVNPVEFIGDKEGNVRAVKFEKMKPLEERDKRGKRKIVGTGEYITVEADTVIIAIGQTPNKILWKTTPGLKVRENGTIIVDENLMTSIPGVFAGGDAIRGEATVILAMGDGRKAAKAIHEYLTKKNN from the coding sequence ATGCCTAGGTTGATTAGGGAGCGTGTTCCTACTCCTGAGAGGTCTGTTGAGGAGAGGGTTAGGGATTTTGGGGAGGTTAATCTTGGTTATACTTGGGAGTTGGCTTTGAAGGAGGCTGAACGCTGCCTACAATGCCCCAAGGAGTACGCACCATGCATAAAAGGCTGCCCAGTAAACATAGACATTCCAGGGTTTATTGCTAAACTTAGGGAGTACAAAGATAATCCTAGGAAGGCTGTTACTGAGGCATTGAGAATCATTTGGGCCTGTAATTCCCTACCAGCTATTACTGGTAGGGTTTGTCCTCAGGAGGAGCAGTGTGAGGGTGTTTGTGTTGTTGGGAAGGTTGGCGATCCAATAAACATCGGAAAACTCGAAAGATTCGTAGCTGACTATGCTAGAGAACATGGGATAGAGGACGAGTTGCTCAGGGAAGAGATAAAGGGGATAAAGAAGAATGGTAAGAGGGTTGCTGTTGTTGGTGCTGGGCCTGCTGGTTTGACTTGTGCTGCGGAGTTGGCGAAGATGGGTTATGAAGTGACGATCTTCGAAGCCCTCCACGAACCAGGAGGAGTTTTAGCTTATGGAATTCCAGAATTCAGATTGCCCAAGGAAATACTCAAAAAGGAGTTGAAGAAACTGAAGTTGCTGGGAGTTGAGATAAAAACTGATCATGTTGTTGGGAGGACAATCACAATTCCAGAGCTACTCAAGGAATTTGACGCGGTTTTCATTGGAACTGGTGCCGGAACTCCCAAGTTGCTCAACATTCCTGGAATTAACTTGAATGGTATTTACAGTGCCAACGAATTCTTAACTAGGGTTAACCTCATGAAAGCGTACAAGTTCCCAGAGTACGACACCCCAATAATTGTAGGAAAAAAGGTTATTGTCATTGGTGCTGGGAACACTGCAATGGATGCTGCAAGATCTGCGCTGAGGTTGGGAGCTGAGGTTACCATAGCCTATAGAAGAGGAAGGGAAGATATGACGGCGAGGATTGAGGAGGTTAAGCATGCTGAAGAGGAGGGAGTAAAGTTTCTATTCTTCGTAAATCCTGTGGAATTTATTGGAGATAAAGAAGGCAATGTTAGGGCAGTAAAGTTTGAGAAGATGAAGCCCTTAGAGGAGAGAGACAAGAGAGGAAAGAGAAAGATAGTGGGCACTGGAGAATACATAACGGTAGAGGCTGACACTGTGATAATAGCGATAGGGCAAACTCCAAATAAAATACTCTGGAAGACGACTCCAGGACTAAAAGTAAGAGAAAATGGCACTATAATAGTTGATGAGAATTTGATGACTTCTATTCCTGGGGTTTTTGCTGGTGGTGATGCAATTAGGGGTGAGGCGACGGTAATCCTTGCCATGGGTGACGGAAGGAAGGCAGCAAAAGCAATCCACGAATACCTAACCAAAAAGAACAACTGA
- a CDS encoding sulfide/dihydroorotate dehydrogenase-like FAD/NAD-binding protein, with protein MYKILEKKEIAMRNTWYKVQAPHVAKKVKPGQFVIVRAFSNGERIPLTSVMWDREEGWIVLIVFTRGKTTMRMAMELREGDYLLNVAGPLGNPAPMEKFGKILAIGAYTGIVEVYPIAKAWQEIGNDVTTLHVTFEPMVILKEYFEKAVSRHIIEPVKIDQTKSFPENMKNVTKTLREKVRELLEAEDWDLVFMVGPPGDQKAVFEIVKEYGVPMRVDLHPIMVDGTGMCGACRVTVGGEIKFACVDGPEFDAYQVNWDELIHRVGFYSKLEKLALERYLEELKAKGVV; from the coding sequence ATGTACAAGATACTTGAGAAGAAGGAAATTGCAATGAGGAACACCTGGTACAAGGTTCAGGCGCCTCATGTAGCTAAAAAGGTCAAACCTGGTCAATTTGTTATAGTGAGGGCCTTCTCAAACGGAGAAAGAATTCCTCTAACTTCTGTAATGTGGGACAGGGAAGAAGGATGGATAGTCCTGATAGTATTCACCAGAGGGAAGACGACTATGAGAATGGCCATGGAGCTTAGGGAGGGAGATTATCTCTTAAACGTCGCAGGTCCGCTTGGAAATCCAGCTCCAATGGAGAAATTTGGAAAGATTCTTGCAATAGGAGCCTATACGGGAATAGTTGAGGTTTATCCAATAGCAAAAGCATGGCAGGAGATAGGGAATGATGTTACAACCCTCCATGTAACCTTTGAACCCATGGTGATACTAAAGGAATATTTTGAGAAGGCAGTTTCAAGACACATAATTGAGCCCGTCAAGATAGATCAGACGAAAAGCTTCCCTGAAAATATGAAGAACGTTACCAAGACCCTAAGGGAGAAAGTTAGAGAGTTACTCGAGGCGGAAGATTGGGATTTGGTATTCATGGTCGGTCCACCTGGTGATCAAAAGGCTGTGTTTGAAATCGTTAAGGAATATGGAGTTCCAATGAGAGTAGATCTCCATCCAATAATGGTCGATGGTACGGGGATGTGTGGGGCCTGTAGAGTTACAGTCGGTGGTGAAATAAAGTTTGCCTGCGTTGACGGCCCAGAATTCGATGCATATCAAGTTAATTGGGATGAGTTAATTCATAGAGTTGGTTTCTATTCTAAGTTGGAGAAGTTAGCGTTGGAAAGATATTTGGAGGAGCTTAAAGCTAAAGGGGTGGTTTGA
- a CDS encoding RNA-binding protein — MARRLQAHNIRIRTFIHATEDPEKVLEALETLFPEDISPKDVDFEVIETEGYFGNPILVVDAEIRHSRNIRKFLENLRNLLSEEDRRYLWEHAEEKVDETGTFYIRFDKQKAYLGEVKVSEGEDVIHVRIKVKAFPMKKETVVNAVREWLEGEE; from the coding sequence ATGGCTAGGAGGCTTCAAGCTCACAACATTAGGATTAGAACATTCATTCATGCCACGGAGGATCCAGAGAAGGTGTTGGAAGCTCTTGAAACTTTATTCCCTGAAGATATATCGCCAAAAGATGTTGACTTCGAAGTTATAGAAACGGAGGGATACTTTGGAAATCCAATCCTTGTGGTCGATGCCGAGATAAGGCATTCAAGAAATATAAGGAAATTCCTCGAGAATCTGAGAAATCTCCTAAGTGAGGAGGACAGAAGGTATCTCTGGGAACATGCTGAAGAGAAAGTAGATGAGACTGGAACGTTCTACATAAGGTTTGACAAGCAAAAGGCATATCTCGGAGAGGTCAAGGTTAGTGAAGGAGAAGATGTCATCCATGTAAGGATAAAGGTAAAAGCTTTTCCAATGAAGAAAGAGACTGTAGTTAACGCCGTGAGAGAATGGCTGGAGGGTGAGGAGTGA
- a CDS encoding Gfo/Idh/MocA family protein has protein sequence MPERLKVGVIGCGNIFNLAHKPALKSLRTIAKVMAVMDIDEEAAKKAGRELNAKVFTSLDEFLEQDLDVVEILTPTYTHAELAIKALRAGKHVIVEKPIALTVEEAEKMIKEAEEQGLKLFVGHVRRFDKRWIQIKQVIKTRNILPMQIRKIEVQHLPFPADYWYWDESKSGGVVIDLGVHVTDFLRWFFESEPIEVFAIGKAIRGEARVNKTHDHVVMFIKFDENRTGIGEVSWSYPMPPKYGVFYHHLDIIGKNGRIRYTPLDTPVVGVVKSSFEMPRFSPMLSTFPQAFEAELRHFFECIKSDCEPAVTAKDALIALKIAEKAKESIRKGEPVKLEVN, from the coding sequence GTGCCCGAAAGACTAAAGGTAGGAGTCATAGGATGCGGTAACATCTTTAATTTAGCCCATAAACCTGCTTTAAAATCTCTAAGGACAATCGCAAAGGTAATGGCCGTTATGGACATAGATGAGGAAGCTGCCAAGAAGGCTGGAAGAGAATTAAATGCGAAGGTATTTACCAGTTTAGATGAGTTCCTCGAGCAAGATCTTGACGTTGTTGAAATTCTAACACCAACGTATACCCATGCCGAACTTGCAATAAAGGCATTAAGGGCCGGAAAACACGTTATAGTTGAAAAACCAATAGCATTGACGGTTGAGGAAGCCGAAAAGATGATCAAAGAGGCCGAAGAACAGGGGTTGAAACTCTTTGTGGGTCACGTCAGGAGATTTGATAAGAGATGGATCCAAATAAAGCAGGTAATAAAAACGAGGAACATCTTACCAATGCAAATAAGGAAGATAGAAGTTCAGCATCTACCATTTCCAGCGGATTATTGGTATTGGGATGAAAGCAAGAGCGGGGGAGTTGTAATAGACCTGGGAGTTCACGTTACCGACTTCCTGAGATGGTTCTTTGAAAGTGAGCCCATTGAAGTATTTGCGATAGGAAAGGCGATCAGAGGTGAAGCCCGAGTTAATAAAACTCATGACCATGTTGTAATGTTCATAAAGTTTGATGAAAATAGAACAGGAATCGGAGAAGTTAGCTGGAGTTATCCAATGCCACCAAAGTATGGAGTATTTTATCACCACTTGGACATAATAGGGAAGAATGGCAGGATAAGGTACACGCCTCTCGATACTCCAGTCGTTGGTGTAGTTAAGAGCTCATTTGAAATGCCAAGGTTCTCTCCAATGTTGTCAACTTTCCCACAGGCATTTGAAGCCGAGTTAAGGCATTTCTTTGAGTGTATAAAATCAGATTGCGAGCCTGCAGTAACCGCAAAGGACGCATTAATAGCATTGAAAATAGCCGAAAAAGCAAAGGAGAGTATTAGGAAAGGAGAACCAGTAAAGTTGGAGGTGAATTGA
- a CDS encoding tRNA (N(6)-L-threonylcarbamoyladenosine(37)-C(2))-methylthiotransferase yields the protein MVKVYIENYGCARNRADGEIMAALLHLAGHEIVYDLDESEIVIVNSCAVKDPTERKIARRIRELLDEGKKVIVTGCLPHVNPEVIDERVSAVLGVKSIDRIVQAVEYAIRGEKLISVPDWRKRNLDKLDLPRLSLRTVYFIVPIAEGCLNACTYCATRFARGVLKSYSPEKIVEWVKWAIKQGYKEIWLSAEDTGCYGFDIGTNLAKLLDEITAIEGEFRIRVGMMNPNHVIKFLDELIEAYQDDKVYKFLHLPVQSGDNEILRRMGRNYTVEEFEEIVNAFRKKFPDLNLHTDIIVGFPGESEEAFQKSVELIKRIKPDKVNVSRYSPRPGTIAAKWKQLPGWLIKERSRLLHRLRLQISYEINQKYIGRKMEVLIHGEGKKGNVDAVTMNYKHIILPKGEKGKFEVAKVKNATSTYLLGEIVT from the coding sequence ATGGTCAAAGTTTACATAGAAAATTATGGATGCGCGAGAAATAGGGCAGATGGAGAGATCATGGCAGCCCTCTTGCATTTAGCTGGACACGAGATAGTCTATGATCTTGACGAAAGTGAGATAGTAATAGTGAATAGTTGTGCCGTTAAGGATCCTACCGAGAGGAAGATAGCAAGGAGAATAAGGGAGTTACTTGATGAGGGGAAAAAGGTCATAGTCACGGGATGTTTGCCCCATGTTAATCCCGAAGTAATAGATGAGAGAGTCTCAGCAGTCCTCGGGGTTAAAAGTATCGACAGGATAGTTCAAGCAGTTGAATATGCTATTAGAGGGGAAAAGCTCATCAGTGTTCCAGATTGGAGAAAGAGAAATCTCGATAAATTAGATCTCCCTAGACTCTCCTTAAGAACAGTTTACTTTATAGTTCCAATAGCAGAAGGTTGCTTAAACGCTTGTACTTATTGTGCGACAAGGTTTGCTAGAGGTGTCCTTAAAAGCTACTCCCCAGAAAAAATTGTAGAATGGGTAAAATGGGCAATTAAACAAGGCTACAAGGAGATATGGCTTTCCGCAGAGGATACGGGGTGTTATGGGTTTGATATTGGAACTAACTTGGCCAAGTTACTTGACGAAATAACAGCTATAGAAGGGGAGTTCAGGATAAGAGTTGGAATGATGAATCCCAACCATGTCATAAAGTTCCTAGATGAACTTATTGAAGCTTATCAAGACGATAAGGTTTACAAGTTCCTACATCTTCCAGTCCAGAGCGGAGATAATGAAATTTTAAGGAGAATGGGCAGAAATTATACCGTGGAAGAGTTTGAAGAGATCGTTAACGCCTTTAGAAAGAAGTTTCCAGATTTAAACTTACACACTGACATAATCGTTGGATTCCCAGGAGAAAGCGAAGAAGCATTTCAAAAGAGCGTTGAACTGATAAAGAGAATCAAGCCCGACAAAGTTAATGTCTCAAGATACTCTCCAAGACCAGGAACTATAGCTGCAAAATGGAAACAACTTCCAGGATGGTTAATAAAAGAGAGATCGAGATTGTTACATAGGCTCAGGTTACAAATAAGCTATGAGATCAACCAGAAATATATAGGGAGGAAGATGGAAGTACTCATACATGGGGAAGGTAAAAAAGGAAATGTAGATGCCGTTACAATGAATTATAAGCATATAATCCTGCCTAAAGGCGAAAAAGGAAAATTTGAAGTTGCTAAAGTGAAAAATGCAACTTCAACATACCTTCTCGGCGAGATAGTTACATAG